Within the Deinococcus peraridilitoris DSM 19664 genome, the region TCACTCCCGGTCGTTGCTGAATGCGCCAGTGCTTGTCACGGCCACAGCGTTGACCGTGCTGTCCTTCGCGATCAAGGTGCTGGCGCTGCACCTGTGCTTGTTGGGTGTCGGCTGGAGTTTACCGCTCGGGCCGCTGGTGCTGGCCTTCGTACTTCCCACGTTGCTTGCGCGCCTGTCGCCGGTTCCAGGGGGGTTTGGTGTCGCGGAAGCCAGCGCCGTGGGATTTCTGGTGGTCAACAGTGCCCTTCCGCCCGAAGAGGCACTTGCAGCTTCCACGCTGTTCCGCTTGGCGACCGTGTTGCTCCCGGCCTTGCTCGGCACGCTGGTGTACTTCACCCTCTGGCGTGCACGCGTCAGTACTTCTGGCGAGAAAGAGTCGCAGACGGGGAGACGAGGGTGACACGTGAACTTTGGCTGAGGTTGCGCTGCGTGCCCAGGGGCCGGGATGAATTTCGTGCGGTACCCGGTGCTGAGGGAGGCAGGTGTGGGTTCACTGCAGGTCCTTTGCAGTGATGTGCGCTGCACCTTTCAGTTGTAGTGCGGGGTGATGGTCTGGCCGGGCGCTCGGCAGCCCTTGCTTCGTGCGTTGAGTGGCGGCACTCAGGTCGGCTGCCTGAGCGCGGGCCAGGGCGTGATCAGGCAGGTTCGGTCGCGTTTTCGTCGAGTACCTTGATCCAGTGGTGGAGAGCGTGATGAAGTCCGGCGCGTTGCTCGTGGAGTTCGTTCATGTGTGCCTGGGTGATGTCTTGAAGGCGTTGCTGCCCGGTCGCGGTGAGGTGCAGCAGCACGCGCCGTCGGCTGTGAGAATCGCGGATGCGTTCGATCAGCCCGGCCTGCTGTGCGCGTTGGGTCAGGCCGACGGCCCCGTGATGAGCGATGTTGAGGGCCTGTGCCACCTCGCCGACCGTGACGGTGCCGTTGGTTTGGGCGCCGAGGACGACGAGCAGAGAGTAATGTTGTGGTGTCAGTCCGAAGCGACGCACGATGCGCTCACTGGCGTGGGCGTAGGCGGCGAGGCAGCTGCGGAAGGCGGCCATGGCAGGGTAGGTTTGATGGGAGTGAGGGGTGCGCGTGTTCACGGGATTCTCCGAAGCTGTGGCGAAACTGTTGCCCTGCTGAGGCGGACTTCAGAATTACATCACACTGCGATATATTCAAGTATAGCGGCGCTCGGCAGAGTGCGCTACCCATCAGACCCACCCTCACAGGCTGTCAGCAGCGCAACCCACCACCCTGAAGTGCCATTCCTTGCTTCCTCACCTGCAGGAACCACGGAGCTGAACCAATAATACGGTATTGCATTCATGAACTTTCAGGGTAGTAGCCCAAGTAGGCCGTTGCGGATGAAATGACCTGTGGCTGTGCATCGAGTTCCACGCAGCGAGTGCACAGCCGCTGTTCGAGGGCGTCGAGATCAGTGAAGGTCTGGTGGTGCGTCGCCTCACGCACCAAGGTCCACAAGCGTTCAGCTGGGTTGAGTTCGGGCGAGTAGGGTGGCAAGACGGCCAACACGATGTTGTCGGGCACCTTGAGTTTCCTGGTCGAATGCCAGCCTGCACCGTCAAGCACGAGCAGGGCGATGACCTTCTCGGGTAGTGAAGCCGCATAGGCGCGCAAGAAGACGCTCATGACGCACGTGTCAACCTTCGGCAATACGAACCAGAACACCCGACCCAGCGCAGGCTCGACGACTGCGTACAGGTACGTCCACTGGTACTTGACGGTACTGGGCGCCGTCGGTCGCTGACCTTTCTTGGCCCACAGACGGCGAGACGTGGGCTTGAGACCGAACCGCGCCTCGTCCTGAAAGCACAACCGCACGTCCTTGTCCGGATGTTCGGCTTGGAGCTTGGCACTCAGTGCGAGGATTTTTTTTGGAACGCCGCTTGCTCTTCCTTGCTGGCCGCCTGG harbors:
- a CDS encoding MarR family winged helix-turn-helix transcriptional regulator; its protein translation is MNTRTPHSHQTYPAMAAFRSCLAAYAHASERIVRRFGLTPQHYSLLVVLGAQTNGTVTVGEVAQALNIAHHGAVGLTQRAQQAGLIERIRDSHSRRRVLLHLTATGQQRLQDITQAHMNELHEQRAGLHHALHHWIKVLDENATEPA
- a CDS encoding IS630 family transposase → MAILAKARLQPANVASRASPGGQQGRASGVPKKILALSAKLQAEHPDKDVRLCFQDEARFGLKPTSRRLWAKKGQRPTAPSTVKYQWTYLYAVVEPALGRVFWFVLPKVDTCVMSVFLRAYAASLPEKVIALLVLDGAGWHSTRKLKVPDNIVLAVLPPYSPELNPAERLWTLVREATHHQTFTDLDALEQRLCTRCVELDAQPQVISSATAYLGYYPESS